A DNA window from Impatiens glandulifera chromosome 7, dImpGla2.1, whole genome shotgun sequence contains the following coding sequences:
- the LOC124910484 gene encoding PHD finger protein ALFIN-LIKE 4-like → MDRSAQPNPRTVEQLFRDYTGRRSGIIKALTSDIQEFYQLCDPASENLSLYGLPNGKWEVTLPVEEVPPEFPEPALGINFPRDGMDVNDWIAQIAAHSDAWLVAVSFYFGARYGFKKYDRNRLFDMINDLPTVYEVVTGRSKKLQQTEKYSNISMSNSKMGMLQPKLEPKLEPKVEDDDDLEEEEYNDDDEDEATLCGACGKNYASDEFWICCDICEKWFHGKCVKITPARAEHIKQYKCPGCSSKRARA, encoded by the exons ATGGACCGATCAGCGCAGCCAAATCCTCGAACGGTGGAACAGCTCTTCCGAGACTACACAGGTCGGAGATCCGGTATCATCAAAGCCTTAACCTCAG ATATTCAGGAATTCTACCAGCTGTGCGATCCAG CGAGTGAGAATTTGTCTTTATATGGATTGCCGAATGGGAAATGGGAGGTTACTCTACCTGTAGAAGAAGTGCCTCCAGAGTTTCCTGAGCCTGCCCTTGGTATCAACTTTCCAAGGGACGGTATGGATGTGAATGATTGGATAGCTCAAATTGCTGCGCACAGTGATGCTTGGTTGGTCGCTGTTTCTTTCTATTTTGGCGCCAGAtatggttttaaaaaatatgacag GAATCGACTTTTTGATATGATAAACGATCTCCCTACTGTGTATGAAGTTGTAACTGGTAGATCTAAGAAGCTGCAACAAACGGAGAAATATAGCAACATTTCCATGTCAAACTCCAAAATG GGAATGCTACAGCCAAAATTAGAACCAAAATTAGAGCCAAaagttgaagatgatgatgatctgGAAGAGGAGGAAtacaatgatgatgatgaggatgAAGCGACATTATGTGGAGCATGTGGGAAGAACTATGCATCAGATGAATTCTGGATCTGTTGTGATATCTGTGAAAAGTGGTTTCATGGTAAGTGTGTGAAGATTACTCCAGCTAGAGCAGAGCATATCAAGCAGTACAAGTGCCCTGGCTGCAGTAGCAAGAGAGCTCGTGCTTGA
- the LOC124945493 gene encoding polyadenylate-binding protein-interacting protein 3-like isoform X2: MSLQQVVPPRTSANGLGRRKVGEAGNRMEHKPKSNPNRSTNANLHAGNRSTGAESPIHERLLFITACLIGHNVEVQVKDGSIFSGIFHATNAEPDFGIILKMARSIRTGPHGIKSMLDSISKAPSKQLIISAKELVQITAKDVPVTNDGITDDLQQVKHHDLMIDSSISRSRQVEVERELERWVPDENAPHCVDLENTFDAPWNRGWDQFEANKTLFGVKSTYDEDLYTTKLEKGPLMKDLEREASRIAREIEGEDTQDLHLAEERGKFLYEKFGIDEETRYSSVYRGVDDSGYAEEEDFNSSSFDFTRAKNDGEAKILSQSSFTKEAHTPSSSSFRDAYQFGSSEPTGSMSFESLKRCSASDDDNRAGENQRSDRLEEITKVKDFDNKSMPIEGHVSKKEGLLSSPTEKKDGIEKAGLSASATAYAPTSHGPSKSLENAHSSELAEDASVKSLVTHPASSTSPAPQSGGGASASSVGAGLSPSSSTGTLSSEKSTLNPHAKEFKFNPNARSFIPSQAPIRPASPVPEGPFYFPNNVAGVGHMPAMPVGIGIGHSFAHQPVVFNPPVAPMQSPQGYYHPSGPQYGQQMVVGPRPFVYMPAAYTPEMPYKGRDY; encoded by the exons ATGAGCCTGCAACAAGTTGTTCCACCTAGAACTTCTGCTAATGGTCTTGGTCGTCGAAAAGTTGGAGAAGCTGGGAACAGGATGGAGCATAAACCAAAGTCAAATCCTAATAGGTCGACAAATGCAA ATTTACATGCTGGCAATAGAAGCACAGGAGCTGAAAGTCCTATACACGAGCGTCTTCTTTTCATAACAGCATGTCTTATTGGACATAATGTGGAAGTCCAAGTGAAAGATGGTTCCATCTTTTCTGGGATATTTCATGCAACAAATGCTGAACCAGACTTTG GCATTATCTTGAAGATGGCCCGCTCCATAAGAACTGGTCCTCACGGAATAAAGTCAATGCTGGATTCCATTAGTAAAGCTCCTTCAAAGCAATTGATAATTTCTGCTAAAGAACTTGTACAAATCACTGCAAAG GATGTGCCTGTGACCAATGACGGTATTACTGATGATCTTCAACAAGTAAAGCATCATGACCTCATGATAGATTCGTCAATATCACGATCACGTCAAGTTGAAGTAGAGAGGGAGTTGGAACGGTGGGTCCCCGATGAAAATGCTCCACATTGCGTTGATTTGGAAAATACATTTGATGCTCCTTGGAATAG GGGCTGGGATCAATTTGAAGCAAATAAAACTTTGTTTGGGGTAAAAAGCACTTATGATGAGGACCTTTATACAACCAAGCTTGAGAAAGGTCCATTGATGAAAGATTTGGAGCGGGAAGCTTCAAGAATAGCAAGAGAAATAGAGGGTGAGGACACCCAGGATCTACATCTGGCTGAG GAGCGAGGAAAATTCCTTTATGAAAAGTTTGGAATTGATGAGGAGACTAGATACTCGTCTGTATACAGAGGTGTTGATGATAGCGGGTATGCAGAGGAGGAAGATTTTAACAGTTCTTCTTTTGACTTCACCCGGGCAAAGAATGATGGAGAAgctaaaatattatcacaatctTCATTTACG AAAGAAGCACATACTCCATCGTCAAGTTCTTTTAGAGATGCATATCAATTCGGTTCAAGTGAACCTACCGGATCTATGTCATTTGAGTCCCTCAAAAGGTGTTCTGCCTCAGACGATGATAACAG GGCGGGAGAGAATCAGCGAAGTGACCGGCTTGAAGAAATTACTAAAGTTAAAGATTTTGACAACAAATCAATG CCAATTGAAGGACACGTTTCCAAAAAGGAGG GTTTGCTGTCATCTCCAACGGAAAAGAAGGACGGGATAGAGAAAGCGGGATTATCTGCAAGTGCCACTGCATATGCCCCTACATCTCATGGACCATCTAAGAGTCTAGAAAATGCTCACTCTAGTGAACTGGCAGAGGATGCATCTGTGAAAAGCCTAGTGACTCATCCTGCTAGTTCAACATCACCTGCACCTCAATCTGGTGGTGGTGCCTCAGCTTCTTCTGTAGGTGCAGGTTTATCGCCAAGCTCATCAACGGGTACATTGTCGTCAGAAAAATCAACCTTGAACCCTCATGCCAAG GAATTTAAGTTCAACCCCAATGCGAGGAGCTTCATTCCTTCTCAAGCACCCATAAGACCGGCTTCTCCTGTGCCTGAGGGTCCGTTTTATTTCCCAAATAATGTAGCTGGTGTTGGGCACATGCCTGCTATGCCGGTTGGCATTGGa ATTGGACATTCATTTGCGCACCAACCTGTGGTTTTTAATCCGCCGGTTGCACCTATGCAGTCACCACAGGGATATTATCACCCAAGTGGGCCCCAA TATGGGCAGCAGATGGTTGTTGGTCCACGGCCATTTGTATACATGCCAGCAGCTTATACTCCT GAAATGCCTTATAAAGGAAGAGACTATTGA
- the LOC124945493 gene encoding polyadenylate-binding protein-interacting protein 3-like isoform X1, producing the protein MSLQQVVPPRTSANGLGRRKVGEAGNRMEHKPKSNPNRSTNAISADLHAGNRSTGAESPIHERLLFITACLIGHNVEVQVKDGSIFSGIFHATNAEPDFGIILKMARSIRTGPHGIKSMLDSISKAPSKQLIISAKELVQITAKDVPVTNDGITDDLQQVKHHDLMIDSSISRSRQVEVERELERWVPDENAPHCVDLENTFDAPWNRGWDQFEANKTLFGVKSTYDEDLYTTKLEKGPLMKDLEREASRIAREIEGEDTQDLHLAEERGKFLYEKFGIDEETRYSSVYRGVDDSGYAEEEDFNSSSFDFTRAKNDGEAKILSQSSFTKEAHTPSSSSFRDAYQFGSSEPTGSMSFESLKRCSASDDDNRAGENQRSDRLEEITKVKDFDNKSMPIEGHVSKKEGLLSSPTEKKDGIEKAGLSASATAYAPTSHGPSKSLENAHSSELAEDASVKSLVTHPASSTSPAPQSGGGASASSVGAGLSPSSSTGTLSSEKSTLNPHAKEFKFNPNARSFIPSQAPIRPASPVPEGPFYFPNNVAGVGHMPAMPVGIGIGHSFAHQPVVFNPPVAPMQSPQGYYHPSGPQYGQQMVVGPRPFVYMPAAYTPEMPYKGRDY; encoded by the exons ATGAGCCTGCAACAAGTTGTTCCACCTAGAACTTCTGCTAATGGTCTTGGTCGTCGAAAAGTTGGAGAAGCTGGGAACAGGATGGAGCATAAACCAAAGTCAAATCCTAATAGGTCGACAAATGCAA TTAGTGCAGATTTACATGCTGGCAATAGAAGCACAGGAGCTGAAAGTCCTATACACGAGCGTCTTCTTTTCATAACAGCATGTCTTATTGGACATAATGTGGAAGTCCAAGTGAAAGATGGTTCCATCTTTTCTGGGATATTTCATGCAACAAATGCTGAACCAGACTTTG GCATTATCTTGAAGATGGCCCGCTCCATAAGAACTGGTCCTCACGGAATAAAGTCAATGCTGGATTCCATTAGTAAAGCTCCTTCAAAGCAATTGATAATTTCTGCTAAAGAACTTGTACAAATCACTGCAAAG GATGTGCCTGTGACCAATGACGGTATTACTGATGATCTTCAACAAGTAAAGCATCATGACCTCATGATAGATTCGTCAATATCACGATCACGTCAAGTTGAAGTAGAGAGGGAGTTGGAACGGTGGGTCCCCGATGAAAATGCTCCACATTGCGTTGATTTGGAAAATACATTTGATGCTCCTTGGAATAG GGGCTGGGATCAATTTGAAGCAAATAAAACTTTGTTTGGGGTAAAAAGCACTTATGATGAGGACCTTTATACAACCAAGCTTGAGAAAGGTCCATTGATGAAAGATTTGGAGCGGGAAGCTTCAAGAATAGCAAGAGAAATAGAGGGTGAGGACACCCAGGATCTACATCTGGCTGAG GAGCGAGGAAAATTCCTTTATGAAAAGTTTGGAATTGATGAGGAGACTAGATACTCGTCTGTATACAGAGGTGTTGATGATAGCGGGTATGCAGAGGAGGAAGATTTTAACAGTTCTTCTTTTGACTTCACCCGGGCAAAGAATGATGGAGAAgctaaaatattatcacaatctTCATTTACG AAAGAAGCACATACTCCATCGTCAAGTTCTTTTAGAGATGCATATCAATTCGGTTCAAGTGAACCTACCGGATCTATGTCATTTGAGTCCCTCAAAAGGTGTTCTGCCTCAGACGATGATAACAG GGCGGGAGAGAATCAGCGAAGTGACCGGCTTGAAGAAATTACTAAAGTTAAAGATTTTGACAACAAATCAATG CCAATTGAAGGACACGTTTCCAAAAAGGAGG GTTTGCTGTCATCTCCAACGGAAAAGAAGGACGGGATAGAGAAAGCGGGATTATCTGCAAGTGCCACTGCATATGCCCCTACATCTCATGGACCATCTAAGAGTCTAGAAAATGCTCACTCTAGTGAACTGGCAGAGGATGCATCTGTGAAAAGCCTAGTGACTCATCCTGCTAGTTCAACATCACCTGCACCTCAATCTGGTGGTGGTGCCTCAGCTTCTTCTGTAGGTGCAGGTTTATCGCCAAGCTCATCAACGGGTACATTGTCGTCAGAAAAATCAACCTTGAACCCTCATGCCAAG GAATTTAAGTTCAACCCCAATGCGAGGAGCTTCATTCCTTCTCAAGCACCCATAAGACCGGCTTCTCCTGTGCCTGAGGGTCCGTTTTATTTCCCAAATAATGTAGCTGGTGTTGGGCACATGCCTGCTATGCCGGTTGGCATTGGa ATTGGACATTCATTTGCGCACCAACCTGTGGTTTTTAATCCGCCGGTTGCACCTATGCAGTCACCACAGGGATATTATCACCCAAGTGGGCCCCAA TATGGGCAGCAGATGGTTGTTGGTCCACGGCCATTTGTATACATGCCAGCAGCTTATACTCCT GAAATGCCTTATAAAGGAAGAGACTATTGA